CTCAGCATTATCAACAGTATAATAAAATATTAACGGCACCAAGAAACCAATGGTCAACATTGGTTCGGGATGCTTATCGACAGATGCCAGCTATTTCTATTGATTATGGTTTACTGGAAAAATATCATCACATGATAGTTTTGCCCGCTCAGTTTGTTTGGCGTGATATTGGTCATTGGCAAGCAGTGAAAGATACTTTGTTAGCCGATCAATGTAACAATGTGATCCGCGGCCAAAATATTTTATCTTTAGATTGTCAGAATAATATTATTTTAAATAACGATCACAAACTGATTGCCACCTTAGGTGTACGAGATCTAGCCATTATCAATACTCCGGATGCAATTTTAATTTGCCCGTTGAGCAGTGCCCAGAAGATCAAATTGTTATTAAAGGAATGTCAGCAGAAAAAAAAATTAAATAGATATTTATAATCATGAAATTATTTTTTATTAGTTTGAGTGTTATATTAATTATTTTTTTAGTTTTAATAGTAGTACCGAAAAACCTTGCTCCAACAGAAATTAGTATACCAGCGGGAATCTCTAGTTGGCAAATTTGTCAAAATTTAGCTCAAGCCGATGTGATTCGACAACCATTGGTGTTGATGACACTGCTTTTGATTACCAACAAGAAGGATCAAATAGTTGCTAATGACTATCTTTTTACGGAAGCATTGAATTATTGGCAGGTTTTGCAAATAATTACCCAGCCCAAAAGCATAAATCAAGAACAATCGATTACTATTATTGAAGGTTGGACCAATGAAGAGATTGCTCAATATTTAGCTCAGCAGAATATTGTCTCTGTTGCCGAATTTAAGACCGCTTTAGCTAAGGATTATGATTATGATTTTTTAGCAACTCCCACAGTAGATTATTTACAAGGGTATTTGTTTCCGGATACCTATCGTATTTATCAGCAAACAAGCGCGGAAGAGATTATTAATAAAATGCTGGATAATTTTTCTCAGAAGATAAGTGCAGAAATACGGACTAAAATAACGCAAAAAAAATTAAAGCTGACTGATGTTATCAACTTAGCTTCAATTATTGAAAAAGAAGTACCCACTAACCAAGACCGTCGTTTGGTAGCTGATATTTTTTGGCGACGGTTGCAGGACAATTACCCCTTGCAATCTGACGCTACGGTTAACTATATTACTCACAAAGGAACCACTCAGCCATCATATACTGATACCGAAATACAGTCGGCGTACAATACTTATCGCCAGGCTGGATTACCGCCAGGCCCCATTTGCAATCCCAGTCTCTCAGCCATTCAAGCGGTTATTGAACCCCTGGCTAATGATTATTATTTTTTCTTAACAACCAAAGATGGTGCGGTTATTTATAGCCGTAATTATCCTGAGCATTTGCAAAATAAAAGGAAATATTTAGATTAATATTGACAGTAGTTTATTAATAATTTATTATTTTGGCAGTTAATTTATTCGTTCATTAATTTAGAAAGGTGAAAACAATGGGTAACAGACACGTACCGCAAAGTATTTTTTTTGTTAAAGGCATTGGTCGACACAAAGACGAGTTAGCTTCATTCGAAGACGCTTTGAGAAATGCTGGTATTGAGAAGTTTAATTTAGTAGTTACTGTCTCGAGCATCTTCCCGCCCAAATGTCGGATAATTTCCGCTCGCAAAGGTTTATCTTTATTAGAGCCTGGTGAAATCGTCCATTGTGTTATCGCTCGCTTGGCCAGTAAGGAAACTAATCGTTTATTAGCTGCTGCCGTCGGACTGGCTAAACCCAAGGATAGTAAGCAGTATGGTTATTTGTCGGAACATCATGCCTTTGGCCAAACAGGTAAAATTGCCGGTGATTATGCAGAAGACTTAGCTGCTTCCATGCTCGGCACAATGCTGGGTATCGAGGTGGATCCCGAAAAAGATTGGTCGGAAAGAAGAAAAGAGTATCGATCACGAGGTCACATTTTGAAAAGCCGACATATTTGTCAATCAGCTGAGGTTACTAGTGATGGTCGCTGGACAACAGTTATTGCAGTTGCTATGATGGTTTCATAAAATTATGATTTATTTAGCCATTCACAAAATAATAGCTGGGGAACCAAAATATCGACAAAATCAGATTTTTCGTTATCTACTGCAGGAGCATATTAGCGATTGGCAAGAAGCTACTACTTTACCCATGACATTGCGTCATCAACTCAGTATTGATTTTCCCTTGACGATTGCCGCGCAATTGATCAAAGCCAAAAATCAAGCCGTTAGTAAAGCTAAAATACAATTAGCCGATGGTCACAGTATTGAAACAGTACTATTGATGCACACTGATGGTCGTGTTACTGTTTGCGTATCAACACAGTGCGGTTGTCCTGCTGGTTGCGTATTTTGCGCTACTGGGCGTATGGGATTTGTGCGAAATTTACAAGCTGAAGAAATAATTCTTCAGCTTTTATTTTGGTCGCGGCAAATAAAAAAAGATGGGCAGCGAATAACTAATGTTGTATTTATGGGTATGGGTGATCCATTTTTAAATATTGAGCAGGTTTATCAAGCCTTATCTATTTTTAACGATCCACAGTATTTTAATATTGCTGCTCGTAAAATTTCATTATCCACCGTGGGTATTATTGCCGGCATCAAAAAAATGGCTAGCGATCCCAGGCAATTTAACTTGGCTATCTCCTTACATGCGCCGAACGACAGAATTCGTAATAAGCTTATCCCGATGAACAAAAAATACAATATCAGTAAAATTCTTTCGGCGGTTCAGGATTATATTAAACGAACTAACCGACAAGTTATGTTTGAATATTTATTAATTGACGGTATTAATGATGACGAGTATTGTGCTCAACAACTAGCTCAATTAATGGATAATAATTTGTATGTCGTAAATTTGATCCCGTATAATGATACTGATTTATTTCGTGCTAGTAGCAAAAAAAATATTATGGCTTTCCGACACACTTTAGAAAAACAAGGTATCAAAGTTACTCAGCGCTATAGTTTTGGCGCAGATATTGATAGTGCCTGTGGGCAATTGGTTGGTAACTAATTGACTACTATTAAATAAAGGGAATATAATACTAATATGAAGGAAACAGCGATTTATCCCATCAGTAGTGAAAATAAAGATCTCAGTAGTGAGAGTATGAAAGATGCTGCTCAAGAAGTTTATCAGCGTTATGTCGATAAATGCACTAAGACCGTCGCTAATTATGAGGATATTGAGGAAGCTTTGATTGATTTGGAAGGGAGTCTATTTGATTTTTTGGATCAGGAAAAACCTGGTGAGCAAATTCGTCAGTTAGTGGAAAACCAATATCACCAAGAGTTTACTCATGATATGATAGCGCGCATTAAAGCTATGAAAGCACCAGAAGTAAAGCGTTCCAAGGTAGGCTAATGTTATTTAATGTGTTTTATCATCTTTTGTAGAGTTGCGGCCGAAGACCGCAATTTTTTTTGTTCGCGGGAACTAATTTGATATTTTAACTTTCCGACAATACCCTGCCGGCCAAGAATGACGGGAAGGCTCAGGCAGACATTACGTAAACCGAATTCCCCATTCAAATAGTGAGAAATCGGCCAAACAGTTTTTTGATCTTGCAAAATTGTTTCTACTAGCTGGGTAACACCACCACCAATCGCATAGTAAGTAGCCCCTTTGCCAGCGATAATTTGGTAGGCGGCATTTTTGACTTGGTAAAAGATTTTATCTAACTCTTTTTGTTTCAGTGGAAAATTTGCCAAGGGGATATTACCAATCGTCGCGGTACTCCAAAGTGGTAGTTCACTATCACCATGTTCGCCGACAATATAGGCATGAATACTACGCGGATTGATTTTGAGTTGATCACCGAGCAAGTATTTAAAACGAGCGGTATCCAGAATAGTACCCGATCCAAATATTTTGTTTTTTTTATTCGGTACTAACTTAATAGCAAAGTAAGTAAGCAGATCAACGGGATTAGACACTATTAAAGTAATGACATCTTTGTTAATTCGATAGAGGTGGGGAACGATATTTTTTATCATTTGATAGTTGTCTTGCAAGAGATCCGGGCGAGTTTGCTGATCTTTTTGTTTAGCACCACAAGCGATAATAACAATGGCCGAGTTAGTAAGATCTTTTTCAGTTCCAACTTTGATATGACAATAATTCCAAAAAGGAATACTGTGTTGTAAGTCCGTTACTTGCGCTTTGACTTTTTTATGATCAATGTCAAAAAGAGCAATCTCACGAACTAGTCCCTGGATGATTAAACTATAGGCAATAGTACTACCCACTTGCCCGGCGCCAATTATTGCAATTTTATTATTTGACATATTGTGTAAATTAATTAATTATTAATTATAAGTATAGAACAAATATAGATTATGTAAATATGTATGACCTAAAAATTATCGCTATTGATCATATTAAGGATCAGTCTTACCTAACTAAAGTTCAGGATTATCTTTTACGTTTACGTCCTTATGCTAGAATTGACATTCAGGAGCTAAAAGCTGAATCTTTTTCTGTCCGTAATCAAGATAAAGCTCAACAAACAGAGGGACAAAAATTAATAACAGCGCTTAGCAAATATACTCCAGACCAAGTTTATTTGTTACG
The sequence above is drawn from the Candidatus Komeilibacteria bacterium CG_4_10_14_0_2_um_filter_37_10 genome and encodes:
- the rlmN gene encoding 23S rRNA (adenine(2503)-C(2))-methyltransferase RlmN; protein product: MIYLAIHKIIAGEPKYRQNQIFRYLLQEHISDWQEATTLPMTLRHQLSIDFPLTIAAQLIKAKNQAVSKAKIQLADGHSIETVLLMHTDGRVTVCVSTQCGCPAGCVFCATGRMGFVRNLQAEEIILQLLFWSRQIKKDGQRITNVVFMGMGDPFLNIEQVYQALSIFNDPQYFNIAARKISLSTVGIIAGIKKMASDPRQFNLAISLHAPNDRIRNKLIPMNKKYNISKILSAVQDYIKRTNRQVMFEYLLIDGINDDEYCAQQLAQLMDNNLYVVNLIPYNDTDLFRASSKKNIMAFRHTLEKQGIKVTQRYSFGADIDSACGQLVGN
- a CDS encoding endolytic transglycosylase MltG, producing the protein MKLFFISLSVILIIFLVLIVVPKNLAPTEISIPAGISSWQICQNLAQADVIRQPLVLMTLLLITNKKDQIVANDYLFTEALNYWQVLQIITQPKSINQEQSITIIEGWTNEEIAQYLAQQNIVSVAEFKTALAKDYDYDFLATPTVDYLQGYLFPDTYRIYQQTSAEEIINKMLDNFSQKISAEIRTKITQKKLKLTDVINLASIIEKEVPTNQDRRLVADIFWRRLQDNYPLQSDATVNYITHKGTTQPSYTDTEIQSAYNTYRQAGLPPGPICNPSLSAIQAVIEPLANDYYFFLTTKDGAVIYSRNYPEHLQNKRKYLD
- a CDS encoding L-lactate dehydrogenase; this encodes MSNNKIAIIGAGQVGSTIAYSLIIQGLVREIALFDIDHKKVKAQVTDLQHSIPFWNYCHIKVGTEKDLTNSAIVIIACGAKQKDQQTRPDLLQDNYQMIKNIVPHLYRINKDVITLIVSNPVDLLTYFAIKLVPNKKNKIFGSGTILDTARFKYLLGDQLKINPRSIHAYIVGEHGDSELPLWSTATIGNIPLANFPLKQKELDKIFYQVKNAAYQIIAGKGATYYAIGGGVTQLVETILQDQKTVWPISHYLNGEFGLRNVCLSLPVILGRQGIVGKLKYQISSREQKKLRSSAATLQKMIKHIK
- a CDS encoding arginine decarboxylase, pyruvoyl-dependent, which produces MGNRHVPQSIFFVKGIGRHKDELASFEDALRNAGIEKFNLVVTVSSIFPPKCRIISARKGLSLLEPGEIVHCVIARLASKETNRLLAAAVGLAKPKDSKQYGYLSEHHAFGQTGKIAGDYAEDLAASMLGTMLGIEVDPEKDWSERRKEYRSRGHILKSRHICQSAEVTSDGRWTTVIAVAMMVS